Sequence from the Phaeodactylum tricornutum CCAP 1055/1 chromosome 4, whole genome shotgun sequence genome:
TGTTGACGCCAACTCGGCGATAGATCCTACCGATTGGCCTGTACCCGATTTCCGACAGCATAGCCCACCGCCGCGAAATCAGCCTAGGCATGCGCTGGAACGGGCTACCGATGGAAGTTGTCCAGCACAAGGGTATTTATGCAAGAGAAGGCCAGGAATGCGGGCCTTGGTCGACGAAGGGGATCCGAAACCTTCTCCTTCGCGAGGTCGTACAAGTGGCCGGCACAAGCAAGAAGTCGCGAAAGATGGCTGGCCGGCTTGGGATATTCCCAATGTGGAGCAGCGACCTAAGGGGATCCTTCACAAGTCAAATGAGAAAAGCTCTTACCGCAGCGCACAAATGCTCCATACGAGACAGCATTGGAACGGGAGCTCGATCGAGGCTCAGAATGTGCCAACCTCTATACACCTGGTAGATTTTACGCacgtccgcgacgaaacGAGAGGAACGACCAAGAACATCCCTCAAATGGGAAACAAAAATGAGCAGGTCTCAACGGCACAACGATTACAGCAGCAAGAACGAACGCTGATGGCCAAACACCATGAGCGTTTCTTCGAATCTATACCTCGAACGTCTCAGATGGGAGATTACGCCGACTTCGTAGACTGGATGGATTCGAAACAGCGACCAGGCAAGTCTCTCCATTCTAAGAAAAGCGGAAAGCAAGAAGGCTCTCTAGCGAACGAGTCGCTGCAGTTCGCCTACATGaatgacaacaacaaaggcgAAGCGACAATGGGCTTGAGCAAACGAGAACGTGTTTTTCAGCCTTTCCGCAATTGCGTGAAATTTCTACTTGAACCGTAGTCGTGCAAAGTGACTGCAAGACGAATTGTTCCAGCCTGGTATGTTTCGAATTATCCACTCATGGGGAGTAAGCAATTTTTTCGAATCTAAAAGCAAGGTCACAAGGAAGGAAAACGGAGAATAATTGCAACGGATTATCGTCTTCCGCTTTGTAGAAACTAAAATGTATAATGTTAGCATAGCATGTCCAACGATTTTTGAgctttttgtttgcgtttgtGCTTCTATTGTTCCCATTCTGATCGAGTCAGCCTTTCGCAGTCAAATTCGGACTTGGGAGAAACCTCGAGTGAACTGTGGCTTGTGCATCTTGCTACATCGTTGCTTGTCAAAACAATTTCCTATCTTGTAGCGCAAGGAATGCATGGAGAAGGCTAAAAATCAGTAGATAGGGGAAGAGAATTCCCACTAGATGGTACTGATAGCGATTGCTCCACTCATTCCTTACTGGTTCACTCCAGTCCCAGCATTCTTCCATCGACTGACTTATAGTAAGAATAAAGCGAAATAAATTTACAGTGTGTATAAGAGCTAGTTTGCAAAAATTAGCCACCAAAATTGGGAGAGTAAAGACACAGGACGTCTACGAAAGGCTCGCAGAGGCCCAGCTCTTATACGCCTCTATGTCTTTTTCTGTACTTGCAACCAGTTCTTCCCAATTGTGGTTTGCAAGGGACACAGCCTGAGTCGTTTGCCACGCCTTTGTCAGCtcgtttttgaaaaatatGTTCTTGACTGCCTGAGGAAGCTTCTCTCCTTTAGGTAGATCAACTTTGCTGACAGGCCAACTGAGTAAATCTTTCTTAGTCTGCGAGTTGCAAGATAACTTGTTGCAGCCAAGAGCGACGCGACCAAGGCGTAAGAGCTGAATCTCCCTGAGTATCACCTGTACCGCCTCAAAAGTTTTTATTCCTAGGCGATGTTTCAATATGACTGTTCGATCTTGCTCCCGCGAGATCTTTCGTACCTTGCGTTTCATAAGCGCCGCGAGTATTGCATACAGCCGCTTatccaaggtttccaaatcttcgtaGACTTTTGGTGTTGAAGCTGTCTTGAACAATAGATGTTCTACGGCTTTCGCTGTCGTTTTTACGTCCTTTTCTGCGCTTTTGAGTTTGATTCGAATGCGTTGCTCACTGTTCAGTGAAGGGAGAGGCAAGGAGCGAGAGCATTCGGGTTGGTAATCGTGGAGTCAGAATGCACAGGGCCTGGCGGAATGAACAATGAAAACAAAGCACTTACAGTAATAGAAGCATCTTTTCGCGTGGAAGCAAGATTGATTCAGACTGGCACTTCGCGTTCGTCTTTGAGGGCCTATCGCAAATTGCCATACTGTCTTCGCTCGTCTTCGAGACACAATTGCGTTTCTTCTCCACAGACGTCTGTGGCTGGATCGATTCCTCTAAGGTCTCCTTCGTGTTCTTGCGCAGTAAGTTGGGATTCCAATACTTCCGCAGAGTATTGGGAATTTTCTCCTGCTCTTTGAGCCAGTATTGTTTGCGATCGTTTTCCATGTTGGGTTGCTGATTTTGCTTGCGCAGTGTTCGTTCTCTCTATTTTACGCTAACGACGACACCGGAACGCCTGTTGTGGTCTTGAAGGTGTGAGCGATTAGTCCGATCGAGGAGCAAAACTCCGAAAAAGCGGACCTTCTACGCGAAGTCTCGTCCAAGACTAACACgtcattaacagtaaatacagAGTCAGGTCACGACCAATTTCTGGAGAAGGACTCATTAGCTTCGGGATAAACGTTCCAATTAAAAGGCAAGGGATCGCGGAAAAACGATGGTAGCTATAGACAAAATCAATCCGCAGACATAGGCATCGTTGGTCATTTGTCAATAAGAAGCTCGAAAGTCGAGCAGGTCATTCCATGCAAAATGACATTTTTAGTGAAAGGTGCGTATGTAGATGAATGGAAGTGACTGATTGCGAATTCATCGTAATTGGTACAGTCACATCTCTACATTGCTTCCAACCTTCTTTAGGTCGGAACGACTTACAACTACCTCCTATATATTTAAAAAAGCAATAAACCATATATCTCTACTTTGTTCTCCTCTTTTCATTTAACACCAACGTGTAAACAATTTCCGGAGACATCCTCtagttcactgtcaaagcgTTGAATCCAAGTGTTCCTGGATGTTCCAACAATCCACATGCCAACATATCTGAACcaacctgactgtgaaggaaCTGTTACCCAGTAAGACTGAGAGTGAAGAAGTTACAGTTTGTGTTATCAGTAGCACTCGCCCAGTCCGTCATGCAAAACACTAACGTCTTATGTAAAGATCAGATCCCAGTCAATTTTCTTACACTTACGGTGTATAAAATTCTCTCCGAAAATTCAGAGACCGTACCTAGCGAAGAGAAAAGTGCATTATCTGCGCTGTCAATGTTGGATAACGCGTAGTAAGTACGTCTCTAGCGAAGAGAGAAGGGCAATTTCTGCGCTACCAATGTTGGATAAAGCGTAGTAAGTGGGATTCCGAACGTTTGCTGACGTCCCTTAGACGGAAATTGATCTACCGCAATATGTTTTTAATTCTTTCAAGCAAATACTCAGCTTGTTCCCCTACGTCCAAAGTATAGTCCCAAAGGTGTTACACTAGAGAAGTACGTAGTTCATTGACTGTCAGTATGGCAATCATCGAGGAACGGGTGGGACATTTTCACTTTTGGCGCATTTGGGTTTCACTGTTATCGATTTTGCTTTGCCGCATTGTGACAAAAAAATGTGGCACTGCTGGGCAAAACTTGCTTTTCCTACCTCAATCTGCGTTTATCTTTTCCATTGTTCAACCTCGCCATCTTCGCCATATAGCCTGAACTGCTCACATTGCATACTATATTGTTGTGGAACCACAAGGCTGCTCATCGGAAAGTCATGACCTACTTGCTTTTCAAAGGAAGTCAATAATTTTAGATGCATTGTGGAACACGATGCTGTTGAATGATATGATCAAGCATATTATCCTATTATGGTTTAAAGACATGGTGTATGTGTAATTAGTGGTCCTGGCGCAAATAACGAGACTCCTCTGTGCTGGCATCAGAGCGTCCCTGACAGAGGCTGAATGCACCCTTCACCAGAGTGGCTAAAATCAGAGCACTGGATACAATAATTGCACCATACCGAGCCTGATCAATTTGGGACCGTTCAAATGAAATAACAATAGAGGCGGCCGCACTGCCTAATTCAACGTATACACCCAGTAATGCCCAAGCCACAACGATCGGAATCACATAGTCAATATGTCTCCAGGCCGTAAACACACCTATGAGGAACAAGGATGCAAGGCTACCGACGGCAGAAAGAAATTGTATATTGGTTGAGAATCCTTCTGCTACCAACACAACATTCAGATTGACAACCGTGGCAGCGAGAATCCAGCCGCAATGGAGCGTGAAAggaagcttccaaagcaCATAATCTCCTACCGAGGCTTGCTTAGGAATCAGAGAAAGTACGGCCTCAACCAGAAAAACCAAGATCAGAACCATAAAACCAAGCGATAACCAAATGGCTTCGTTGCTGAAAGCAAGTGTCCAAGCCGCTTGCGCCACGCAAATTCGAAAGTATCCCATTCCAATCGCTGATATCCATTCGCTATTTCGATTTCGCTTCGAAACAGTCTGAAATATAACCCAAACAAGCTGAAAGGTGAAGATTAGTCCCCATATTGAGAACGCCCATCCTACCGGTGTCACTAGTGTTTGATATTTGCGCGAGAGATCGCCGTTAGTAGGCAAGTCGAACAATCCGGCAACACCAATTCCATAGGTGATCAGCACATTCAGGGTGTAAGCTATCAAGTTGATGATGTTTAAGCGGGTAATGGGGGAGCTGCTGAGCTCAGTGCGTTGATTGCCTGTCATTCTTTCAAGTGTATTCGCTTGCCTTAGGAAAGAGCAATATTATGACGTTACGGCTGTGAAACGCAGTTTGATGTGAAGCAGACTCTCCCTGTCAACTGGTAAACTTGCACGAACGATCTTGTCACGTGGAAGTCGTTTGTCAATCTTCTGAACTCCACAGAGCTTCTGCGGCAATCCAGGACGGTCTACCGTTTTCGATTTGATTGACTGGACAAGAAGGGTTAGGTAACTACGTAAGCACTTACCTATGTAACAGActgtcactcacagtcagtcataGCATTGAATCGCTTTCCTGGACCATTGAATCGATGTTTGTGTTTCAATGAATCCTATCAAGACTGGCTGTGTATAATTAATACTTTTGctgattctttttgttcttcgaTCGTGGTTCTGAAATTTATTTAaggcaaaacaaaaattgCTCGTTCGTGATATTTTTTGATAAAGAAGAATGCCAGAGAGGTCTCCAGTCTCTCCGCTTTCTACTCGCGTCTGGACTATCGACTCCGCCTAACTCTGAAATTAGTTAAGATTGTTGATGTAACGCCAACTTGCCAGACGGTGAAGCTCATCAAAACAAAGCAAACTTCATTGCTCTAGAGGATTCGATTTGATTGTCTCGCTAATAAACTAGTCAATGGCCAATCTGTGTCTTATTTAAGCCTATTTGTTCAGTGAATAAGACTGACCCCATAGCACAAGCGCAATCAGCCAGAATATTTACAAAAGAGGTCTATACCGGGATGTCCAAGCGCAAACAAGGCCGCACCCTTCGCTCGTCTTCAACGTGCTCATCCCTCACGCGCTTCACATCCGTCTCGTGCACGTATGCGCGAACAAAATCCCTGGCAGCTTCCTCTAAAGCCAGCTCTGATGCCCAATGTGTACATTTGTAAGCGAGGCACGCCAATTGGTATGAGTCCTCTAATTTGTGCTGTGCCCGAACGATGCACTTGATTGACAAgtattttcttctttgcctTTCAAGACAGGTCCGTTGCTCGAGTCCTCGAGTCAGGTGATCAAGTGCTAGAGTGCAcgccttcttttcctctGTGCTATCGGTTCGGAGTTTGCGGCACATGTCCCGAACTTCCGACCGAAATCGATCCAAGTCTTCAGCTGCATACCATATGGCCGCAAATTCCTCTCCTGTGTCGATGAAATCCAAAGGAGATAGCGCTGGAATGATTTCAACCGAAGAGGCGAAATGAATATGCCGCGTTGGCTTCCATAGAAAATCTGAGTCAAGTGGGGGGGAAACAACTCTCGATTCAATCATTTTCTTTGTGTCGACGATTGTAGGGAAATGAACTCCTTTGCACATGTTGTTGCAAATGCTGATTTGGATCgttcttgcttttcttgacagtgagcacgATTGCCGCAACGAACGAGGTGCTTGGAGACTTATGTTTGCTATCTGGTGATTttaactgacagtgagataaAATTATGCACGAACTCTTCTTGTACGACCGACCTCTCTCAAACGTGATGCAGGATTGGCCAGGATTTCTCACGTAAATTGAACTTATAGTTGAGGCTATTTCCAGGAACGAAAGGTCTCCAGTCGCGTTACGTCACTAGCCACGGACACAAATTTCCGTCGATAGAGCTAGAACAAAAGCGATCTCGATGGAAATCCGAAGACCTCGTAGGAATTCAACCTTCTGTATATGGCAATCGTAAACCAGTGGGATTCAATAATATTCGGCATTTTTAtcgttctgacagtgaatgccAAAGTGGGATTGAGAAATACCCG
This genomic interval carries:
- a CDS encoding predicted protein; amino-acid sequence: MENDRKQYWLKEQEKIPNTLRKYWNPNLLRKNTKETLEESIQPQTSVEKKRNCVSKTSEDSMAICDRPSKTNAKCQSESILLPREKMLLLLEQRIRIKLKSAEKDVKTTAKAVEHLLFKTASTPKVYEDLETLDKRLYAILAALMKRKVRKISREQDRTVILKHRLGIKTFEAVQVILREIQLLRLGRVALGCNKLSCNSQTKKDLLSWPVSKVDLPKGEKLPQAVKNIFFKNELTKAWQTTQAVSLANHNWEELVASTEKDIEAYKSWASASLS
- a CDS encoding predicted protein; protein product: MTGNQRTELSSSPITRLNIINLIAYTLNVLITYGIGVAGLFDLPTNGDLSRKYQTLVTPVGWAFSIWGLIFTFQLVWVIFQTVSKRNRNSEWISAIGMGYFRICVAQAAWTLAFSNEAIWLSLGFMVLILVFLVEAVLSLIPKQASVGDYVLWKLPFTLHCGWILAATVVNLNVVLVAEGFSTNIQFLSAVGSLASLFLIGVFTAWRHIDYVIPIVVAWALLGVYVELGSAAASIVISFERSQIDQARYGAIIVSSALILATLVKGAFSLCQGRSDASTEESRYLRQDH